The region TTGCAGCTCCTTCTACAGATCACCATTCGGATCGTGCATTGGCTTCAACGCTTATAATTACATCGAATGGAAGCCGCTATCAGTCTTCCAATTTTGATGCAGCCAATCCTCCGAAAGAATTAACTTCTCTCTACAGAGCAGTACAACAAATCATACAAAGCAAAAAGACAACACAATAGTTGTCTTTTGTTATTCTAAAATATTATTTTTTTTCTACTAAAACTTATACGCAATATTCCAGGCAAATCCCATGGCAAATTTGCCAGAACTTCTTCCAAAGCCGGGAACAATCATCGGTTGTATATCATCCTGCTTTGTCGTATATACTAAGTATTTAGGCTGCAAGTTTACATCTATATAAAAATTAGATTCAAATAACTGGACTCTTCCTCCTAAAGAACCTTCGATCCAGTAAGATGACTGAGTAGAGGAAGGAAACGCTACTGAAGAGCTGCTTCCACCATATCCACGTACCGGAATAGCCATATATTCCTGTTTGTAAAATGCTCCGGCTAATTTACCACCACCGTAAAAACCATTAAATTCATTTTCGGGATCTCTGGCCAACATGTAAAAGCTTCCCAATCGAAGAAAGACACCATTTACTTTGGCATCATATCCATTTTTTTGATAAACATTGGAGTCAAAACCTGCATCTATTACTCCGTGAACTTTATCTTTAATTCTTGAGGATATAAAACCCTGATACAGTTTTCTATCCGAAAAAAAAGAAGCACCTGTATTCAACAGATCAAAACCTACCATAAAATTAGGTTTATAGTGCCATTCTTTTTTATGATCTTCTTTCTTTTCCTGAGCAAAAGCCACAAAATATGAAAGACTAAAAATTAAGGTATAAATTAGTTTTCTCTTCATTTTCAATAAAATTTTGCCCAGTTTCCACACCTAAAACAGTGGTTGGTAATAATAATTCTGATTTTAGATTTTCGTAGTTCTTTTTTATTCCACAGCCCGGCGAAACATAAATCGATTTGGTCGTATAACTTACTCTGACTTTAGACGAATCTGCTTTAGTCGTAGTTTTAATGAACAAATCCGTATAAGGAGAATCATCTACACGCAAGGGAACAAAAACAGAGTCTACATTTTTTTGCCAGCCAAAATCTACAACGTTAGAACCATAATTTACAAATACTTTAATAGAATCTAAAGTAGTCTGCTTTCCTGCTTTTTTAAACTTGATTTTCATTCTCGGTGTACCTTCTCCGCTTTCACAGATATCATCGTCTCCTCCACAGGAAGTAAGCATTCCGAGGCTGCATAATAATATAATAATGCTAATATATTTCATACTTCTACTTTACTTTGGGTCTAAAGCTTTTTCAATTCTGAAGACAAGATCTTCATAGTGATATTTATTTACTGTATTAGAATCTTTTCTTTCGGAAAGTTCTTTTTTTATCGTGACAAGATTTCCTCTTGCAATGGCCGAAACATCAGATCGGTCAGAGTTCTTCACATCAATAAGCTTAATTAAATTATCAACATAATTTCTCTGAAGATTTCTTCCGTACACATCCGGATTTTCTTTTTTAATAATTGAAGCGTTAAGGTCTGAAAATAATTCCACCGTTGTATAGGTATTCTGATCTACCGCTTCCATCTGGAACATATTATTTAATACCATTGGGCTCAAAATTCTTGCAAGAACACCATTTTGAATATCTTCAACGGTTCTTACAGGTGTTTTTCCTGTCTTTTCAAAAATTTCTTTCTTAAGAAGCCATTGTGGTGTGGTGAAAATATTTTCTTCTAAGAATTTCATGGCCTCCTTCTGATCTTTTTTGGCTACGACTTCGTATACAGGTCCTGACTGTTCTGCAGTTTTAGGAGTTTCCATCTGTCCTCCGATGTATTTTGAAACATGTCCTGCATATCTTCTGAACTGTGTCGTTACCTGATCATACATCATTCCAAGGTTATCATAATTTTCATTGGGTGTTTGAGTCCACTTTTCAAGATTATCAATAATTCTTTTAAGATTTTTGATTCCGTAAGTACTTGCAATCATTGCATTGTCTCCTACCTGCTCACTTTGAGATCTGGGATCAAGAGGATTAGATTCAGTTCCAAACCAAAGTCTTTCGTTCTTAAGGTTTTTAATTACCCATTTATTTAAATATTCCTTTTCCAGAACAGGAGTATTATATTGATAGAATCTTCTATATCCCCATTCAATGGCCCAATTGTCATAATCTCCAATTCTCGGCATAATTCCGGATTCTCCAATATTATCTTCCGGCTGTGCCACATAATTAAAACGGGCATAGTCCATGATTGAAGGAGTATGGCCATTTTTTTCCAGCCATTTTTTATCTCTCAATTTTTCAACAGGTACAGTAGAACTTGAACCAAAGTTATGTCTCAATCCTAATGTATGTCCCACTTCATGAGAAGAAACAAAACGGATAAGCTCGCCCATTAATTGATCATCAAATTCAATTTTTCTTGCTCTTTCGTCATTGGGTGAAGCCTGAATAAAATACCAGTTTCTCAACAGCATCATTACATTATGGTACCAATTGATATGGCTTTCCATGATTTCGCCTGTTCTCGGATCTGAAATTGAAGGTCCTGAAGCATTCGGAACATCCGAAGGCTTATAAACGATTGCCGAAAACCTAGCATCTTCAAGGCTCCATTCCGGATCAGTTTTCGCATCAGGAACTTTAGCATAAATTGCGTTTTTAAAACCAGCTTTTTCAAAAGCTTTTTGCCAGTCATTTACTCCTTGAATCAGGTAAGGAACCCACTTTTTAGGGGTTGCCGGATCAATATAGAATACAATAGGTTTTGCAGGCTCTACAAGTTCTCCTCTTTTATATTTTTCTAAATCCTGAGGTTTAGGCTCCAGTCTCCATCTTTTAACTAAAGAAACTCTTTTTACCCCTTGAGGATCAAGGTCAAAATCTGTATATCCCACAGCAAAATATCCTACTCTTGGATCAAAATACCTTGCCTGCATTTTATTTTCGGGCAGAAGAACAAATGAAGCGTTGATTTCCACCGTATAATTACCACTTACTTTCGGCAGGTTGGCAGCCGGAACTCCAGGAATAGGTCTTCCCAGCGTACGGGCAAAAGTTTTGGTGGTATTGATCTCAATATTGGTTGGATAAGATTTTACAAAATTCACAAAAGACATATCTTTCTGAAAAGCGCCCACTTTAAAATCATCTTTAGAATTCGCAGAGAAAGAAACCATTTCATTATCCGAATTTAAAAGATCTGTTACTTCAATAACAGAAGATTTATTATTATTTCCGTACGTTTTTACATCAAAAGATTTAATAATAGACTGCACATTATTTCTGATCACAGAATTGTACATATCTGATGTGGAATCTTTTGCATAGTCAACAAAAGAAATTGATCTTAAAAGTATTTTATCTTTCGGGCCTTTTTCAAAAGCTACCACCTGTTGTCCAATCTGATCTCCTGCATAGCCTGTACTTCCAGAACGCATTCCCGCCGCAGCTTTTGTAAGTCTTGTTACCAACAAAAATTCCTTTTTCAATATATTATCAGGAATTTCAAAATAATATTTATCCTCAATTTTATGAACAGTGATAATCCCCTGGTCGGAAATTGCTTTATCGGTGATAATCTCTTTATAAGACTTCATAGAAGGCTTTTTCTTATCATCCTTTTTCACTTTGGCGGTATCCGTTTTTACTGCCGTAGAATCTTTTTCCTGCCCTTTCAGCTCGTACTGACCAAACATCAAAGCAACTAAGACGAAGGCAGCACTGAGGTTTTTCACTTTTTTCATTTAAATTTTATGATTAATATTTCAAATGTAGGTAATTATTTTTTGATAAGTAATGCAATATTTTCCACGTGATGGGTTTGTGGAAACATATCTACAGGTAAAATTTTAATGACATCATAATGGTCTTTCATCAAAGCAAGATCTCTTGCCTGAGTTGCAGAATTACAGCTTACATAAACCACTTTCTCCGGAGAAAGTTTTAAAATCTGCTCCACAACTTTTTGATGCATCCCGTCTCTTGGTGGGTCCGTAATCAACACATCTGCTTTTGGATGATTCGCAAGGAATTCATCGTTGAAAATATCCTTCATATCTCCACAATAGAATGTCGTGTTGGTGAGACCATTCAGCTCTGCGTGTTCAATTGCCGCATCAATAGCTTCCTGAACAGATTCGATACCGATCACCTGTTTTGCATTTCTCGCCACATATTGTGCAATCGTTCCTGTTCCTGTATATAAATCATAAACGACTTCATCTCCTTTTAAATCGGCAAATTCAAGCGTTTTTCTGTATAACTCCAGAGCTTGTTTATAATTGGTCTGAAAGAACGATTTTGGACCTATTTTAAACTTCAGTCCGTCCATTTCTTCCATCAAATACCCTTCTCCGAAATATACATTGATATCCAGATCATAAATAGAGTCATTGGGCTTTGGATTAATAGCATACACCAGCGTTTTTATCTGAGGGAATTTCTCTAATAAAAATTCAAAAAGCTTTTCTCTGTTTTCTTTTTCTTCTCTGTACAGTTGGAAAAGAACCATCCATTCGCCTTTAGAATTCTGTCTCATCATTAAGGTTCTTAAAAAACCTTCATGATTTCTGACATCAAAGAAATCCAGTCCGTTATCTACCGCATATTTTTTTACAGCAAGTCTGATTTGATTGGAAGGATCTTCCTGCAGGAAACATTCTTTAAGATCAAGAATTTTGCTCCACATTCCCGGAATATGGAAACCTAAGGCATCTTTATTTCCAAAATTTTCTTCAGAACTTATCTCGTATTGAGTAAGCCAACGGGCATTCGAGAACGAAAACTCCATTTTATTTCTATAAAAATACTGTTCTTCCGAACCCAGAATAGGAACGGTTTCAAAGTTTTCAATTCCGCCAATTCGTTTGATGTTGTTGTACACTTCTTCCTGCTTGAAATCAAGTTGCTTTTCATAGCTCATATTCTGCCATTTGCAACCTCCGCAAACTCCAAAATGAATACATTTAGGATCAACTCGGTAAGGAGATTTTTCAAGAACGTCTATAGCTTCGCCTTCATAATATTTTGACTTCGCCTTTTTCACTTTCACATTCACAATATCACCAGGAATTGCTCCGGTTACCATCACCGCTTTCCCTTCTTCCGTTTTCCCGATAGCAACACCCTTTGCACCAGCTGTCAACAGTTTTATATTTTCAAGAACTAAATTTTTCTTATTCTTTCTGCTCATTCTAAAATTTTCTATTTTTCTAATTGAAACTTTAAAAGTTTCATGTCTGCAAAAATACAATAAAAAAAACCTTATCCGAAGACAAGGTTTTATATGTTATTAAATGTTTATTATTTTGTCTGAGCCGGTTGAGGAGCCTGCTTTTGTGCAGCAGCCTGCTGAGCCGCTACTACCGCGGGATCCATTCCTGCACCTTGTTGTAACTGAACATTGGGAGCTACTTTAGGAGCAGATAAACCAGTTTGCTTATCCAAAACCGTTACCAATTCCTGCTCACCAAGATTTACAAAAGATCTGCTTGCAATTTTCCCGTCTTTATCAACGATTACAAAATTTGGAAGTTTGAATCCATAGATACCATATTTCTTTGCAATATCAGAGCTTAATCCTCCTTCTGCATATACGTTTGTTCCTGGAATTCCTTTGAACATTGCATTGCTTGTCTTAATAAACTGATCTTTAGTGTCATCAACATTTACAAAAACAAAATTCATTTTTGATTTATAGAAATTAACAACTTCTTTCAAAACAGGCACTGTAGATTCTGCGATATAAGGATTCCAAGATGCATAGAAACATAACATGTAAGGCTTCCCTTTATTTTCTGACAATTTGTAAGATTTACCATCCTGCTTGATCAATGATGCTTCCGGAGCAACTTCTCCTACTTTCAATCCGATTACAGCCGTCTGAATTTTAGCTAAATCTGCTTTAATAGTAGCGTCTTTAATTTCAGTATCAATGATTTTCTTAATTTTATCTGAAGTTTTAGCAGGAGTACCTGGGTGAATATCAGACTGTGCCATTACAAAAGCTAATAAATAATCTTTAGCTGTATCAGATAAATTTTTATCCGTTTTTAAATACTGAGAGAAAAGCTCAGAAGTTGTAATATCAGTTTTACTTTTACTGTTAGCTTCTGCATATTTTTGGAAATCAGGGCTAATTTTAGTCAATAAATATTGTCTGTAGAAAGGATTTTCTTTTACCATTACATCCTTATTCTCCTGAAGTTTGTTTTCATAGTCTGTAAACACTTTTGAAGGCTTGAATGAAGGGTTTCCCGAAAACTGCTTCTGTCTCATCTCATACTGCATAAGAATAGAAAGTATTGTTGCAGAAAGATCGTTCTTTTTCCAAGTTACAATTTCATTATCCGGATTGAATTTTTTAACATTCTGATCAATATTATCACTGATGTTTTTTTCAATTTTCTGAACTCCTGCAACGAAAGCTTTGTCATCTTTCGTCATCAGTTCAGACATCGTAGTGTTTACCTTTTGTCCGTATTCTCCAAGGTATTTTTGAGTTGCCATAAAGAAGTCATTATTCTTTTTAGCATCACCAGTAATTACATATTCTGATGGGAAAGTAAGTCCGTTTCCTGAAATTTCAAGAGTCTGTCCTCCTTTAAGATATACTAAATTCTGCTTCCCAGCATAATTGATTAAATACATTCCATTTTTAGGAGCCTCAAAGCTTCCTGAGAATGTTCCGTCATTTTTTACACCAATATTTGCCAAAGGTAACGTAGCTACCCCTGAAGCTTCAATAAATTCGATTCTCTCTAATGGAGAAGCTCCTGTAATTTTTCCTTTTACTTCAACTTTTTTAGAGCAAGACACCGCAAAAACAGCGATGATAAACAATAAAAGATATTTTTTCATTTTTGATTTTAATAATGTAGCAAAAATAGGTTTTTCCAATCAACTGAAAACAATTATTTAAGGTATTTTATGAAAGATTTAACTAATATTTCAGTTATTCAGAAAAACAATGGGATAAACTTATTCTATGGACAGAAAAATTACCGGGCAATGGTAAGTAGCTCGTCCATACCATTGAAGTTTTTCTTCCACATTATAACATTTATTTTCGCCTATTTTATTCGCTTTCTTCATTTTAATTACAAAACTACCGAGTGAGACAAATCCTACATATATATTTTTAAAAGTTTCGTCAATGATAATATTTCTATGGTTAACATCTATTTCTAAATATTTACCATTACCCGTAAAATTCACCTCTGTTTTCGGAAAAAGATATTGTGGATTTTTACAGTCTGCTGATTCACAAGTGTACATAAAAGCAATGATTTTTGTATCACTTTTATCAATCCTTTCTCCTGTTACCGGATGTTTTCCGCCACTGAAATAGTATCTTATTTTATTTATTTTTTTACCTATATACAATTTGTTTTCAGGAATCTCAACCATTCTTGATGTGCCCGGTCGAATGTATAGTCGTGAAGCCCATCCTTTATCTTCTATACCAATTAATGTCTCTTCTTTTTTACCATTAATAATAACAGTCTCAATAATTTTCCCTGAAGAAAAATTTAAAACAGAGTCTTTAATTTTTAATTCTTCTTTATAGAGATGGTAGTCAATCTTTTTATCTAAATCAATAATTATAAAGCTTTCCGCCTTATTGATGCTTTCCAAAGGAATATCAACAGCACCATTTTCAGAAATAAACAATTGGTTTTCTTGACCGTATATTTCAATCTGGTAATTTTTGATAAATTCTGAATCTTTTTTAAGCTGGAAATTTTGTGCAGTATAAACCGCAGAACAACATAAAAAAATGAATACAAAAAGTTTCTGATGAAGTAGTTTGCCTATTTGTGAACTGCTCACATTCATATTCTAAAGATATTTGAAGAAATTATTACATAAAAAAATCGTCAGCCGGTAAAGGTGACGATTTTTTATTTATAAAATGATAAAATTTTATCCTCTGTCAACAAGAGCTGCCATATATTCTCTGTTCATTCTGGCAATGTTTTCAAGAGAAATTCCTTTCGGACATTCTACTTCACAAGCACCGGTATTTGAACAGTTTCCGAATCCTTCTTCGTCCATAGCTTTCACCATGTTCAGAACTCTTCGCTTCGCTTCTACTCTACCTTGAGGTAAAAGAGCATACTGAGAAACTTTAGCCCCTACGAATAGCATTGCAGAACCGTTTTTACATGTAGCTACACAAGCTCCACATCCGATACAAGCCGCAGCATCCATTGCTTTGTCTGCATCTTCTTTGGGAACCGGAATTGCATTTGCATCCAAAGTATTTCCTGAAGTGTTCACCGAAATGAAACCACCTGCAGCCATTACTCTGTCGAACGCGCTTCTGTCTACCATTAAATCTTTAATAACCGGGAAAGCAGCACTTCTCCAAGGTTCAATAACGATCGTTTCACCGTCTTTGAACATTCTCATGTGAAGCTGGCAAGTCGTGATCCCTGTATCCGGACCGTGTGCTCTACCATTGATGTAAAGAGAACACATCCCACAAATTCCTTCACGACAATCGTGATCGAAAGCTACAGGCTCTTTTCCTTCGTTAATAAGATTTTCGTTCAGAATGTCCAACATTTCCAAAAATGAAGAATCTGTAGAAACATCTGATATTTTATAGGTCTCAAACTGACCTTTAGTTTTATTATTTTTTTGTCTCCAAATTTTCAGCGTAAGATGTAAGCCTTTTTTTGCACTCATAATTTTTTATTTATAGGTTGGAGATTATTTGTAACTTCTAGTTTTAACCTCGATGTTGTCATATATCAGTTCTTCTTTGTGCAACACCTCTCTGTTGATGTCACTTCCCTGATATTCCCAAGCTCCGACGTATTTGTAATTAACGTCATCTCTTTCCGCTTCTCCGTCCGGAGTTGAGTGGTCTTCACGGAAATGTCCTCCACAAGACTCATTTCTGTGCAATGCATCGATAGCCATTAATTGTCCAAGTTCAAGGAAATCTGCAACTCTGAATGCTTTTTCAAGTTCAGTGTTCATTCCGTCATTATCTCCAGGAACTTTTACGTTTTTCCAGAAGTCGTTTCTTACTTCTTCAATTTCTTTGATTGCTTCTGCCAATCCTTCAGGAGTTCTACCCATTCCCACCTTGTTCCACATAATGTTTCCTAGTTGCTTGTGGAAGTGGTCTACTGAATGTGTTCCTTTATTATTTAAGAAGAAATCAACTTTATCTTTAATTCCTTTTTCAGCCTCATCAAATGCTGTTGAATTGGTAGGAATAACACCTGTTCTGATATCTGCAGAAAGATAATCAGCAATTGTATAAGGAAGTACGAAATATCCGTCAGCCAAACCTTGCATCAATGCAGAAGCTCCCAATCTGTTTGCTCCGTGATCTGAGAAATTCGCCTCACCAATTACGAAACATCCAGGAATAGTAGACTGTAGGTTATAATCAACCCAAACACCACCCATGGTATAGTGAACTGCAGGATAAATCTTCATTGGAGTTTTGTAAGGATCATCAGCCGTAATTTTTTCATACATTACGAATAAGTTACCATACTTTTCCTCAACCCAAGCTTTTCCTAAATCATAGATCTGCTGATCGGTTGGATTATGAATATGCTTTTCGATAGCGGCTTCTCTACCTTTTTTCATGATCTCTGTAGAGAAATCAAGGTAAACACCTTCTTTTGTATCATTATTTTCGATTCCGTATCCAGCATCACATCTTTCCTTAGCAGCTCTTGACGCAACGTCTCTAGGTACCAAGTTTCCGAAAGCCGGGTATCTTCTTTCCAAATAATAATCTCTATCTTCTTCTTTAATATTTTCAGGTCTTAGTTTCCCTTCTCTGATGGCTACTGAATCTTCAATTTTCTTAGGAACCCAGATTCTTCCTGAGTTTCTTAATGATTCAGACATCAAAGTCAGTTTAGACTGCTGTGTTCCGTGAACAGGAATACAAGTCGGGTGAATCTGTACGTAACAAGGGTTTGCAAAATATGCTCCTTTTTTGTGGATCTTCCAAGCTGCAGAAACGTTTGAACCCATTGCGTTGGTAGAAAGGAAATATACGTTTCCGTAACCTCCCGAAGCAATGACAACAGCGTGAGCTGAATGTCTTTCGATCTCACCAGTTACAAGATTTCTTGCAATGATCCCTCTTGCTTTTCCATCAACAATTACAAGATCCATCATTTCATGACGGTTGTACATTTTGATTCTACCTTTACCGATCTGACGGCTCATTGCAGAATATGCACCTAATAATAACTGTTGTCCAGTCTGTCCTTTTGCGTAGAAAGTTCTTTTTACCTGAACCCCTCCAAATGAACGGTTATCTAACTGACCTCCGTAATCTCTACCGAAAGGAACTCCCTGAGAAACACACTGGTCGATAATATTCGCAGAAACTTCAGCTAATCTGTAAACGTTTGCCTCTCTTGCTCTATAGTCACCACCTTTAATCGTGTCATAGAACAATCTGTAGGTAGAGTCACCGTCTCCCTGATAATTTTTAGCCGCGTTGATTCCTCCCTGAGCAGCAATAGAGTGTGCTCTTCTTGGAGAATCCTGATAACAGAATGCCTTTACATTATATCCCTGTTCAGCCAAAGTAGCTGCAGCAGAACCTCCTGCCAAACCTGTACCTACAACAATAATATCAATCTTATCTCTGTTGTTTGGTGCAACAAGGTTCATATGGTCTTTATGATTTTTCCACTTATCCTTTAAAGGACCCGCCGGAATTTTTGAATCTAATTTACTCATATTGGTATATTGATATTATTGAGTTACAAAGTGAAAAATTGCGATAAAAATAAATCCTGCAGGAATAAGGATAGAATACCATTTCCCAAAAGCTTTAATTACCGGAGTATATTTTGGGTGTCTAGCCCCGATTGACTGGAATGAAGACTGGAAACCGTGAGCCAAATGCAGACCCAACAATACAAAAGCAATCACATAGATCGCTACTCTCCAAAGATCAGCAAACTTCTCATGAAGCTCCGGCCAGAAACGCTCAGCATCAGGAGCAATCCCCTGAATGTACTTGTAGCTCATCTCGTGAAACCAGAAATCATAAAAGTGTAAAACAAGGAAAGCCAAAACAACAGCTCCAGAAATAATCATATTTCTGGACATCCATGAAGAGTTCACAGAAGGATTGTTTGATGCGTACTTTACAGGACGCGCCTTGTTATTCTTAATTTCAAGAACAAATCCCATAATGAAATGGAAAAGAACTGCAAAACCAAGAATAGGCTGCATTAAGAACTGCACAAAAGGATTATAGCCCATGAAATCTGATGCTGTATTGAATGCATCACGATTCAGAACTGATAACAAATTGGTCGTCAAATGCAGTATAAGAAAAATCAGCAAAAATAGAGCTGATAATGCCATAGCATATTTTCTACCTATCGTAGAACTCGTTAAACCTGCCATATAAGTTTAAATTTGAATTTCCACAAAATTATGAAATGTTAACAATATCAAAAAGTGAGAAATCTCACAATTTATCAGTTTGTAATCTTTCTAAATAAGAATTTAAACATTATTAATTAAAGAGAAAATAAAAATTTTAACAATTATTTTATCATATAAATCCTGTTGTCATAAATGATCTTTTGAGCATCATCCGGAATCGTTTTTACAACAGCCAAACTTATCCTTCGTGACGCACAATATGGATTAATAATAAACTTTTTAACCTTCTGTCTATCTGAATTTTTATCAATCCAGAAGCACACTTCATTTCCTTTTTTCACAGAAAATACTTTATGCTTATAAAAATCATGCAATAACACCTCATCTCTTTTATTTTCATAAATATTGAAACCTGTCCTGACTATTAAAAACATTAAGGTGTACATTATCAATCTCGCAGAATTTTTAACATTAAATTTTAAAATCAAAAACCGAAGCAAATAAACAGCTATAAACAGACATCCAACTTCTAAAAGGTTCATCGCTATATTCTCCGAAAAAAGAAAGTCAACACCCGCAAACCAATGAATCAATTTGAGTAATTCCTGAACTATAAAATCATAAATAGTGTTAATAAAAGACATATCCAAACCAAACGCAATTAAGGCCGTTATTACCAATGAAAATACAATGATAACCTCGGAAAAAGGCACAATAATAAAATTGGCAAGAATAGAAATCAATGAAAACTGATGGAAATAAAACAATACTAAAGGTAATGTTGCCAATTGTGCAGAAAGAGAAATCGACACCGTATTAAAAATCAACTTCTTAAAATAATTATTGGTTTTAGGCAAATAATTTAAAATCGGCTGATTCAACCAATAAATTCCCAAAACAGCAAGAAAGCTTAGTTGGAAACCCACATCGAAAAGCTGCTGAGAATCATTAATTAAAATGATAAAAGCAGACAAAGCCAGGGAGTGCAGTAAATCCGGTTTCCGCTGAAGCAGAACATACATAAAATAGAAAGTCAGCATAATACACGATCTTATTACTGAATTTCCGAATCCTATAAACGCAGCGAACAGCCAGATAAAAATCAAACTGGAAATGATTGCATATTTTCTGAACCGCAGAGGTAAAATCTTTATCAACACCATATAGAACAATCCGAAAATCACTACAATATGTGTCCCGGAAATTGCTAA is a window of Candidatus Chryseobacterium colombiense DNA encoding:
- a CDS encoding DUF6048 family protein, which encodes MKRKLIYTLIFSLSYFVAFAQEKKEDHKKEWHYKPNFMVGFDLLNTGASFFSDRKLYQGFISSRIKDKVHGVIDAGFDSNVYQKNGYDAKVNGVFLRLGSFYMLARDPENEFNGFYGGGKLAGAFYKQEYMAIPVRGYGGSSSSVAFPSSTQSSYWIEGSLGGRVQLFESNFYIDVNLQPKYLVYTTKQDDIQPMIVPGFGRSSGKFAMGFAWNIAYKF
- a CDS encoding DUF6452 family protein; translation: MKYISIIILLCSLGMLTSCGGDDDICESGEGTPRMKIKFKKAGKQTTLDSIKVFVNYGSNVVDFGWQKNVDSVFVPLRVDDSPYTDLFIKTTTKADSSKVRVSYTTKSIYVSPGCGIKKNYENLKSELLLPTTVLGVETGQNFIENEEKTNLYLNF
- a CDS encoding zinc-dependent metalloprotease: MKKVKNLSAAFVLVALMFGQYELKGQEKDSTAVKTDTAKVKKDDKKKPSMKSYKEIITDKAISDQGIITVHKIEDKYYFEIPDNILKKEFLLVTRLTKAAAGMRSGSTGYAGDQIGQQVVAFEKGPKDKILLRSISFVDYAKDSTSDMYNSVIRNNVQSIIKSFDVKTYGNNNKSSVIEVTDLLNSDNEMVSFSANSKDDFKVGAFQKDMSFVNFVKSYPTNIEINTTKTFARTLGRPIPGVPAANLPKVSGNYTVEINASFVLLPENKMQARYFDPRVGYFAVGYTDFDLDPQGVKRVSLVKRWRLEPKPQDLEKYKRGELVEPAKPIVFYIDPATPKKWVPYLIQGVNDWQKAFEKAGFKNAIYAKVPDAKTDPEWSLEDARFSAIVYKPSDVPNASGPSISDPRTGEIMESHINWYHNVMMLLRNWYFIQASPNDERARKIEFDDQLMGELIRFVSSHEVGHTLGLRHNFGSSSTVPVEKLRDKKWLEKNGHTPSIMDYARFNYVAQPEDNIGESGIMPRIGDYDNWAIEWGYRRFYQYNTPVLEKEYLNKWVIKNLKNERLWFGTESNPLDPRSQSEQVGDNAMIASTYGIKNLKRIIDNLEKWTQTPNENYDNLGMMYDQVTTQFRRYAGHVSKYIGGQMETPKTAEQSGPVYEVVAKKDQKEAMKFLEENIFTTPQWLLKKEIFEKTGKTPVRTVEDIQNGVLARILSPMVLNNMFQMEAVDQNTYTTVELFSDLNASIIKKENPDVYGRNLQRNYVDNLIKLIDVKNSDRSDVSAIARGNLVTIKKELSERKDSNTVNKYHYEDLVFRIEKALDPK
- the rlmD gene encoding 23S rRNA (uracil(1939)-C(5))-methyltransferase RlmD, producing the protein MSRKNKKNLVLENIKLLTAGAKGVAIGKTEEGKAVMVTGAIPGDIVNVKVKKAKSKYYEGEAIDVLEKSPYRVDPKCIHFGVCGGCKWQNMSYEKQLDFKQEEVYNNIKRIGGIENFETVPILGSEEQYFYRNKMEFSFSNARWLTQYEISSEENFGNKDALGFHIPGMWSKILDLKECFLQEDPSNQIRLAVKKYAVDNGLDFFDVRNHEGFLRTLMMRQNSKGEWMVLFQLYREEKENREKLFEFLLEKFPQIKTLVYAINPKPNDSIYDLDINVYFGEGYLMEEMDGLKFKIGPKSFFQTNYKQALELYRKTLEFADLKGDEVVYDLYTGTGTIAQYVARNAKQVIGIESVQEAIDAAIEHAELNGLTNTTFYCGDMKDIFNDEFLANHPKADVLITDPPRDGMHQKVVEQILKLSPEKVVYVSCNSATQARDLALMKDHYDVIKILPVDMFPQTHHVENIALLIKK
- a CDS encoding TlpA disulfide reductase family protein, translating into MKKYLLLFIIAVFAVSCSKKVEVKGKITGASPLERIEFIEASGVATLPLANIGVKNDGTFSGSFEAPKNGMYLINYAGKQNLVYLKGGQTLEISGNGLTFPSEYVITGDAKKNNDFFMATQKYLGEYGQKVNTTMSELMTKDDKAFVAGVQKIEKNISDNIDQNVKKFNPDNEIVTWKKNDLSATILSILMQYEMRQKQFSGNPSFKPSKVFTDYENKLQENKDVMVKENPFYRQYLLTKISPDFQKYAEANSKSKTDITTSELFSQYLKTDKNLSDTAKDYLLAFVMAQSDIHPGTPAKTSDKIKKIIDTEIKDATIKADLAKIQTAVIGLKVGEVAPEASLIKQDGKSYKLSENKGKPYMLCFYASWNPYIAESTVPVLKEVVNFYKSKMNFVFVNVDDTKDQFIKTSNAMFKGIPGTNVYAEGGLSSDIAKKYGIYGFKLPNFVIVDKDGKIASRSFVNLGEQELVTVLDKQTGLSAPKVAPNVQLQQGAGMDPAVVAAQQAAAQKQAPQPAQTK
- a CDS encoding succinate dehydrogenase/fumarate reductase iron-sulfur subunit, yielding MSAKKGLHLTLKIWRQKNNKTKGQFETYKISDVSTDSSFLEMLDILNENLINEGKEPVAFDHDCREGICGMCSLYINGRAHGPDTGITTCQLHMRMFKDGETIVIEPWRSAAFPVIKDLMVDRSAFDRVMAAGGFISVNTSGNTLDANAIPVPKEDADKAMDAAACIGCGACVATCKNGSAMLFVGAKVSQYALLPQGRVEAKRRVLNMVKAMDEEGFGNCSNTGACEVECPKGISLENIARMNREYMAALVDRG